Proteins from a single region of Geothrix sp. PMB-07:
- a CDS encoding alpha/beta hydrolase, with the protein MSDANWFIDLRAWSHGGPIGTLKVTDGDGTVLDPALLVQAVSGRDVLLMTHGFENNRPDGTAKLNEWKKHLKLEPMPLYIGVLWPGDCIIPMALDYIWEGGEAQKSGTLLGRFLDQHFQDTASISFGSHSLGVRVMLQAIRQLAEGKTVRHLYLMAPAIEDDTLNREFQDAAKKIKHVSVLYSMKDHVLALAYPAGNLVGGLLERGDPNLKSALGRSGPSSTVPENVIRNGRLPDGWDYGHSDYLTTSGVLGGLPGDHHNPSGGFAGIQPGRAGRSARAAHAHQHQSLETLLVGGFLRNSLVLALTQRPAPFWAHPQPFQGAPMEPAHTRKHHAFTLWARTLFLGGVLASMGCKVQLAPAYDQAVVQGLTQASTDSMTLIAAVSGGVARETFPSREDKYNSIIGKLDALALAIGARPVPKNKVTDDINKLLIQRGSKPLEEDPNIAPSVHSVQQVSIAFQKMKETDQAHGINPTVAAAFKGQVSIYFDQAISYENFLKR; encoded by the coding sequence ATGAGCGATGCGAACTGGTTCATTGATCTGAGGGCCTGGTCCCACGGTGGCCCCATCGGCACGCTGAAGGTCACTGACGGCGATGGGACCGTCCTGGATCCGGCCTTATTGGTTCAAGCCGTGTCTGGACGCGATGTGCTCCTGATGACACATGGATTTGAAAACAACCGGCCCGATGGCACCGCCAAGTTGAATGAGTGGAAGAAGCACCTGAAGTTGGAACCCATGCCGCTCTACATCGGAGTGCTTTGGCCCGGTGACTGCATCATTCCCATGGCGCTGGACTACATTTGGGAAGGTGGGGAGGCCCAGAAAAGCGGCACCCTCCTAGGCCGCTTCCTGGACCAGCACTTCCAGGACACCGCATCCATTTCCTTCGGGTCCCACTCACTGGGCGTGCGAGTGATGTTGCAGGCCATCCGCCAATTGGCGGAGGGGAAAACGGTGCGCCACCTCTACCTGATGGCCCCTGCCATCGAAGACGACACGCTGAACAGGGAGTTCCAGGACGCCGCCAAAAAGATCAAGCATGTTTCCGTTCTCTACTCCATGAAGGACCATGTGCTGGCCTTGGCCTACCCAGCAGGCAATCTCGTGGGGGGGCTGCTCGAACGGGGGGATCCCAACCTGAAATCGGCGCTGGGGCGCAGCGGACCATCGTCCACGGTCCCTGAAAACGTCATCCGGAATGGAAGGCTGCCGGATGGCTGGGATTACGGGCATAGCGATTACCTGACCACCAGCGGCGTCCTTGGGGGGCTTCCCGGGGACCATCACAATCCCTCCGGCGGATTCGCCGGAATTCAACCTGGACGCGCCGGTCGTTCCGCCCGCGCCGCTCACGCTCACCAACACCAAAGCCTGGAAACCCTGCTGGTCGGCGGATTTCTTCGCAACTCGCTGGTCCTTGCCCTAACCCAAAGGCCCGCGCCGTTCTGGGCACATCCTCAACCCTTTCAAGGAGCTCCCATGGAGCCTGCTCACACGCGCAAACACCATGCATTCACCCTCTGGGCGAGGACGCTCTTTCTGGGGGGCGTCCTTGCAAGCATGGGCTGCAAGGTTCAATTGGCACCGGCCTATGACCAAGCGGTCGTCCAGGGCTTGACCCAGGCCAGCACCGATTCCATGACCCTGATCGCCGCGGTGTCCGGTGGCGTGGCGCGGGAAACGTTTCCGAGCCGAGAGGACAAATACAATTCCATCATTGGGAAACTGGATGCCCTCGCGCTGGCCATTGGAGCCCGTCCCGTGCCGAAAAACAAGGTGACGGACGACATCAATAAATTACTGATCCAGAGGGGTTCCAAGCCGCTTGAAGAGGATCCAAACATCGCCCCGAGCGTGCATTCCGTTCAGCAG
- a CDS encoding Crp/Fnr family transcriptional regulator translates to MVKPAVSSALQLFEQLAGCPLPEQEHCLQHLKMVRVAAGETVFQAGETHPYIYVVRKGLVKLCYWLPDGTERIKSFGEAGGLFASMAALEPGGLTSFAVVALEASELERVELACLEQLGQRHLAWQRCLTGAVKRYALRKEIRERDLLILKPLERYQTFLAAHPDLARRVPLKDLASYLGITAVSLSRIRARLNRATQG, encoded by the coding sequence ATGGTTAAGCCAGCCGTCAGCTCAGCCCTGCAGCTCTTTGAACAACTCGCGGGTTGCCCTCTGCCTGAACAGGAACACTGCCTGCAGCACCTGAAGATGGTGCGGGTGGCTGCTGGAGAGACGGTGTTCCAGGCAGGCGAGACGCATCCCTACATCTATGTGGTTCGCAAGGGGCTGGTGAAGCTGTGTTACTGGCTGCCCGATGGCACCGAGCGCATCAAATCCTTCGGCGAGGCGGGCGGCCTCTTCGCCAGCATGGCCGCACTGGAACCCGGCGGCCTCACCAGCTTCGCGGTGGTGGCCCTCGAGGCCAGTGAATTGGAACGGGTGGAGCTTGCCTGCCTGGAGCAGCTGGGCCAGCGGCACCTGGCCTGGCAGCGCTGCCTCACCGGCGCTGTGAAGCGCTACGCCCTGCGCAAGGAAATCCGCGAGCGCGACCTGCTGATCCTCAAACCCCTGGAACGCTATCAAACCTTTCTCGCAGCCCATCCGGACCTGGCCCGCCGCGTCCCCCTCAAGGATCTCGCCAGCTACCTGGGCATCACCGCCGTCTCCCTCAGCCGCATCCGCGCGAGGCTGAACCGGGCCACCCAAGGGTGA
- a CDS encoding darcynin family protein: MNTCFLLVNALPAWLRLSRAERQRLFESELLSLVPKHPGLTLRFFDAEAYSAVCSDILMIQPPDARALHFFMEGLRDSALLTEPYFEVRHIIPCLENGFQEYEKALAGV, translated from the coding sequence ATGAACACCTGTTTCCTCCTCGTCAACGCCCTGCCCGCCTGGTTGCGGCTTTCCCGGGCCGAGCGCCAGCGGCTGTTCGAGTCGGAGTTGCTCAGTCTGGTGCCCAAGCATCCCGGCCTGACGCTGCGGTTCTTCGATGCGGAGGCCTATTCCGCCGTGTGCAGCGACATTCTGATGATTCAGCCGCCCGATGCCCGCGCCTTGCACTTCTTCATGGAGGGCCTGCGGGATTCCGCCCTGCTCACCGAGCCCTACTTCGAGGTGCGACACATCATTCCCTGCCTTGAGAATGGCTTTCAGGAATACGAAAAAGCCTTGGCCGGTGTCTGA